GGTCCACGCGTCGTGTTTCGCGAGAGCGTCGCGGGCCGCGTCGGTGAGCGCGTAGTCGTTCGTCCGGCGATTGCGCTCGGTCTTCTCGATCAGTCCCTTCTCGACGAGCTGGTCAAGGTTGGGGTAGAGGCGGCCGTGGCTCACGTCGACGCCGTAGTACGCCTCCAGTCCGGCGCGGATCGCGGTTCCCTTGCGGTGGTCCTCGCGATCGAGTGTTCGAAGAATATCCCGCTGGAACGCGGTGAGACCGGCGAGCCCGTCCGGCTCGTCGTCGTCGCGTTCGTCGGCGATGACGCTACGCATCGCGCACCTCCACGTCGCGGCGCTCGGCGAGCGGCTTCGCCGCACAGTCGGCGCACAGGTGGCGTTTCACCTGCGCGCAGAACCCGTCGGCCGGGTCGCCGCAGATCTCGCAGCCGCCGTCGTTGTGTCCGCTCGGTTCCTCGGTCGTCGCGCAGGGCTTATGCCCCGCAGTTGCCATCGTCAGCATGGTTCTGTGGTT
This genomic window from Halorubrum sp. PV6 contains:
- a CDS encoding PadR family transcriptional regulator, which produces MRSVIADERDDDEPDGLAGLTAFQRDILRTLDREDHRKGTAIRAGLEAYYGVDVSHGRLYPNLDQLVEKGLIEKTERNRRTNDYALTDAARDALAKHDAWTAGETETVSEGDA